In a single window of the Thermus amyloliquefaciens genome:
- a CDS encoding TIGR04053 family radical SAM/SPASM domain-containing protein, with translation MERPEFAQYPYLVAWEVTNACLLACRHCRASAMPHPLPGELSTEEGLGLIEEVATYRPKPLLLLTGGDPLARPDLTVLIQRARELGLKVGLTPAATPLLTREKVFQLKEAGVTRLALSLDGASPQSHDAFRGEEGTFARTLAALDWAKEAGLPTQVNTTVTRENWPEIRALPDLLAEKGVVLWSLFFLVPVGRGALLRQLSARQFEEVLHWLYEVSLSYPFHVKTTEAHHFRRVVLQRRREGVGQDRALAAGESMYREYFQDGMEHSRLGVTDGNGFVFVSATGDVAPSGFLPVYAGNVRERTLLEIYRNSPLFQALRDKDRLKGKCGVCEYRYVCGGSRARAWAETGDYLQSEPRCAYVPPAWLERVGKAPGARR, from the coding sequence ATGGAGCGCCCTGAGTTCGCCCAGTACCCCTACCTGGTCGCCTGGGAGGTGACCAACGCCTGCCTCCTGGCCTGCCGCCATTGCCGCGCCTCGGCCATGCCCCACCCCCTGCCCGGGGAGCTTTCCACGGAGGAGGGCTTGGGGCTCATAGAGGAAGTGGCCACCTACCGGCCCAAGCCCCTCCTGCTCCTCACCGGGGGGGACCCCCTGGCCCGCCCTGACCTTACCGTCCTCATCCAAAGGGCCCGGGAGCTGGGCCTCAAGGTGGGCCTCACCCCGGCGGCCACCCCCCTCCTCACCCGGGAGAAGGTCTTCCAGCTCAAGGAGGCCGGGGTGACCCGGCTGGCCCTCTCCCTGGACGGGGCCAGCCCCCAGAGCCACGACGCCTTCCGGGGGGAGGAGGGCACCTTCGCCCGGACCCTGGCGGCCTTGGACTGGGCCAAGGAGGCGGGGCTTCCCACCCAGGTAAACACCACCGTGACCCGGGAGAACTGGCCGGAGATTCGGGCCTTGCCGGATCTCCTAGCGGAGAAAGGGGTAGTCCTTTGGAGCCTTTTCTTCCTGGTGCCCGTGGGGCGGGGGGCCCTCCTAAGGCAACTCTCTGCACGGCAGTTTGAGGAAGTGCTCCACTGGCTTTACGAGGTTTCCCTTTCCTACCCCTTCCACGTGAAGACCACCGAGGCCCACCACTTCCGCCGGGTGGTGTTGCAAAGGCGCAGGGAAGGGGTTGGCCAGGACCGAGCTTTGGCGGCGGGCGAGAGCATGTACCGGGAGTATTTCCAAGATGGCATGGAGCATTCCCGCCTTGGGGTCACGGACGGCAACGGCTTTGTCTTTGTCTCGGCCACCGGGGATGTGGCCCCTTCGGGTTTTCTTCCTGTCTATGCGGGGAACGTGCGGGAAAGGACGCTCCTGGAGATTTACCGGAATAGCCCCCTCTTCCAGGCGTTGCGCGACAAAGACCGGTTGAAGGGGAAGTGCGGGGTTTGCGAGTACCGGTACGTGTGCGGGGGAAGCCGGGCCAGGGCTTGGGCCGAGACCGGGGACTACCTGCAAAGCGAACCCCGGTGTGCCTATGTGCCTCCCGCGTGGCTAGAGCGTGTGGGGAAGGCTCCCGGGGCAAGGCGTTAG
- a CDS encoding nitrite reductase, producing the protein MKGRLGLLGFLLVGAIALAQAPAPLSPAEREEAAKIYFDRCAGCHGVLRKGATGPALDPKKMAEKGLEYLKAVIFGGLPGGMPDWGRQGILSEKDTELMARFLLEEPPAPPVLTFEDIRKTWKVHVPPEKRPTKPLHNRNWQNFFGQVLRDTGQVAIIDGDKKELVTIVPTGFATHILRSSATGRYFMAIGRDGKASLIDLWMNPPQVVAESKPCVDARSIESSKFKGYEDKYAVVGCYWPPTMVVLDGLTLEPLKMVSTISYAKGAGELVTEARVAAIVASHFNPEWIVNLKESGQTWLVDYSHLHMKGRPLPITMIDTERFLHDGGWALKRYFIVAANAVNKLIVIDTKTREFVAEVEAGVRPHPGRGSNWNHPTYGPVWATGNIGSPEVTVVGVDPEKHPQYAWKVVKRITLPYTGTLFIKAHPNSPWVIVDFPMSPSPQAAASLCAIDKRKLEVAKCWEVPGAQELKARMVHPEFNKGGTEIWVSAWGAKDTPTFIVVYDALTLKEKARITGDWVRTPTGKFNVYNTAYDIY; encoded by the coding sequence ATGAAAGGGAGGTTAGGTTTATTGGGCTTTTTGCTGGTGGGGGCTATAGCCTTGGCCCAGGCTCCGGCGCCCCTGAGCCCGGCGGAGCGGGAGGAGGCAGCCAAAATCTACTTTGACCGCTGCGCCGGCTGCCATGGGGTGTTGCGCAAGGGGGCCACGGGGCCTGCCCTGGACCCCAAGAAGATGGCGGAAAAGGGCCTGGAGTACCTGAAGGCGGTCATCTTTGGCGGCCTTCCTGGGGGCATGCCCGACTGGGGCAGGCAGGGGATCCTGAGCGAGAAGGACACTGAGCTCATGGCCCGCTTCCTCCTGGAGGAGCCTCCGGCGCCTCCCGTTCTCACCTTTGAGGACATCCGGAAGACCTGGAAGGTGCATGTGCCCCCGGAGAAGCGGCCCACCAAACCGCTCCATAACCGCAACTGGCAGAACTTCTTCGGCCAGGTGCTCCGGGACACGGGGCAGGTGGCCATCATCGACGGGGATAAGAAGGAACTGGTCACCATCGTGCCCACGGGCTTTGCCACCCACATCCTGCGCTCCTCGGCCACGGGGCGGTACTTCATGGCCATTGGGCGCGACGGCAAGGCCAGCCTCATTGACCTCTGGATGAACCCACCCCAGGTGGTGGCCGAGTCCAAGCCCTGCGTGGATGCCCGGTCCATTGAGTCCAGCAAGTTTAAGGGCTACGAGGACAAGTACGCGGTGGTGGGGTGCTACTGGCCGCCCACCATGGTGGTCCTGGATGGCCTGACCCTCGAGCCCCTCAAGATGGTCTCCACCATCTCCTACGCCAAGGGGGCCGGGGAACTGGTGACGGAAGCCCGGGTGGCCGCCATCGTGGCGAGCCACTTCAACCCCGAATGGATCGTAAACCTCAAGGAGTCGGGCCAGACTTGGCTGGTGGACTACTCCCATCTGCATATGAAGGGCAGGCCCCTGCCCATCACCATGATCGACACCGAGCGCTTCCTGCACGACGGGGGTTGGGCCCTGAAACGCTACTTCATCGTGGCGGCCAACGCCGTGAACAAGCTCATCGTCATCGACACCAAGACCCGGGAGTTCGTGGCCGAGGTGGAGGCGGGGGTGCGGCCGCACCCGGGCCGCGGCTCCAACTGGAACCACCCCACTTACGGGCCGGTTTGGGCCACGGGCAACATCGGTAGCCCCGAGGTGACCGTGGTGGGCGTGGACCCTGAGAAGCATCCCCAGTACGCCTGGAAGGTGGTCAAGCGGATCACCCTGCCCTACACCGGCACCCTCTTCATCAAGGCCCACCCCAACAGCCCCTGGGTGATCGTGGACTTCCCCATGAGCCCAAGCCCACAAGCAGCGGCGAGCCTCTGCGCCATTGACAAGCGCAAGCTGGAGGTGGCCAAGTGCTGGGAGGTGCCCGGGGCCCAGGAGCTCAAGGCCCGCATGGTGCACCCCGAGTTCAACAAGGGTGGGACCGAGATCTGGGTGTCCGCCTGGGGCGCTAAGGACACCCCCACCTTCATCGTGGTCTACGACGCCCTGACCCTCAAGGAGAAGGCCCGCATCACCGGGGATTGGGTGCGCACCCCCACGGGCAAGTTCAACGTGTACAACACCGCCTACGACATCTACTGA
- a CDS encoding cupin, which yields MNLLEKARYGTVRGVELLADHPEVRLVLFSLQGGQEVRGKGEPRVHLLCLEGQGLLWAGERSLPATPGTLLAAEPGEAHGAKAGEGSFLVLGIITPRP from the coding sequence ATGAACCTCCTGGAGAAGGCCCGCTACGGAACGGTGCGGGGGGTTGAGCTCCTGGCCGACCACCCGGAGGTGCGCCTGGTCCTCTTCAGCCTGCAGGGGGGACAGGAGGTGCGGGGCAAAGGGGAGCCCCGGGTCCACCTGCTTTGCCTCGAGGGGCAGGGCCTCCTTTGGGCCGGGGAACGGAGCCTTCCCGCCACCCCCGGTACCCTCCTGGCCGCGGAGCCCGGGGAGGCCCACGGGGCCAAAGCCGGGGAGGGAAGCTTTCTGGTGCTTGGCATCATCACCCCCAGACCATGA
- a CDS encoding RrF2 family transcriptional regulator has product MRREESYALHALLLLAEEPGLGAAEIAKKLKAPPAFLAKVLSKLAKAGLVESRMGRAGGVWLRLPLEEISLLKVMESLSGPVALDLCATLGRCPTEERRGFCYLKPTLVRMNQEIRKAFSSLTLKDLLPEAPQRA; this is encoded by the coding sequence TTGAGACGCGAAGAGTCCTACGCCCTTCATGCGCTTTTGTTGTTGGCAGAGGAACCGGGGCTTGGTGCGGCGGAAATCGCCAAGAAGCTCAAGGCCCCGCCCGCCTTCCTGGCCAAGGTGCTCTCCAAACTGGCCAAAGCCGGCCTGGTGGAAAGCCGCATGGGCCGGGCCGGGGGGGTGTGGCTCAGACTTCCCCTCGAGGAGATCTCCCTCCTCAAGGTGATGGAAAGCCTCTCCGGTCCCGTGGCCCTGGACCTCTGCGCCACCCTGGGGCGTTGCCCCACGGAGGAAAGGCGGGGGTTTTGCTACCTCAAGCCCACTCTGGTGCGCATGAACCAGGAGATCCGCAAGGCCTTTTCCAGCCTCACCCTCAAGGACCTCCTCCCCGAAGCGCCCCAGAGGGCTTGA
- a CDS encoding P1 family peptidase, whose product MAEALWGKAALWPGIGVGHFTDLEALTGCTVVLVEEGAVGAVDVRGAAPGTRETDLLQPENTVERVQAVLLTGGSAFGLAAAEGVVRYLAERGRGFPTPGGVVPIVPAAVLYDLGRGRVHRPPDGEAGYRAALASGSEPWEGSVGAGTGAVAGGVKGGVGLAGYALEEGYRVLALAAVNSLGRPFDPRTGRLYGEELLAEEERALLPDRSRYRGRPEDYRYPFLLGQNTTLAVVATDAPLSKAQAKRLAIMAQDGIARAIRPAHTPLDGDLVFALALGEGKGVDPYALLRLGAYAADAVTRAVLRAVLLAEGVPGLPAYRDLVG is encoded by the coding sequence ATGGCGGAAGCCTTGTGGGGTAAGGCGGCCCTTTGGCCGGGGATCGGGGTGGGGCATTTCACCGACCTCGAGGCCCTCACGGGTTGCACCGTGGTCCTGGTGGAGGAGGGGGCTGTGGGGGCGGTGGACGTGCGGGGGGCGGCCCCCGGCACCCGGGAGACGGACCTCCTCCAACCGGAAAACACCGTGGAAAGGGTGCAGGCCGTTCTCCTCACCGGGGGAAGCGCCTTCGGCCTGGCGGCGGCGGAGGGGGTGGTGCGCTACCTGGCGGAGCGGGGGAGGGGCTTTCCCACCCCTGGGGGTGTGGTGCCCATCGTGCCCGCGGCGGTGCTTTACGACCTGGGCCGGGGCAGGGTCCACCGCCCTCCCGATGGGGAGGCGGGCTACCGGGCGGCCTTGGCTTCCGGGTCTGAGCCTTGGGAGGGGAGCGTGGGGGCGGGTACCGGGGCGGTGGCGGGCGGGGTCAAGGGCGGGGTGGGCCTGGCGGGGTATGCCTTGGAAGAGGGGTACCGGGTCCTGGCCCTGGCGGCGGTGAACAGCCTGGGCCGCCCCTTTGACCCCAGGACGGGGAGGCTTTACGGGGAGGAGCTTTTGGCGGAAGAGGAGAGGGCCCTTTTGCCGGACCGCTCCCGCTACCGGGGGAGGCCTGAGGACTACCGCTACCCCTTCCTCCTGGGCCAGAACACCACCCTGGCGGTGGTGGCCACGGACGCCCCCTTGAGCAAGGCCCAGGCCAAGAGGCTTGCCATCATGGCCCAGGATGGCATCGCCCGGGCCATCCGGCCGGCCCACACCCCCCTGGACGGGGACCTGGTCTTCGCCTTGGCCCTGGGGGAGGGGAAGGGGGTGGACCCTTACGCCCTGTTGCGCCTTGGGGCCTACGCCGCCGATGCCGTGACCCGGGCGGTCCTGCGGGCGGTTTTGCTGGCGGAAGGCGTACCGGGCCTTCCCGCCTACCGGGACCTTGTGGGCTGA
- a CDS encoding DUF542 domain-containing protein, translating to MEGITLNTTVNETLRRFPKAVELLNGLGLDTCCGGAEPLGEAAKAAGREPEAVLRALEAFLEGERA from the coding sequence ATGGAGGGGATCACCCTGAACACCACGGTCAACGAGACCCTCCGGCGCTTCCCCAAGGCGGTGGAGCTTCTCAATGGGCTAGGCCTGGACACCTGTTGCGGCGGGGCGGAACCCCTGGGGGAGGCGGCCAAGGCCGCAGGCCGGGAGCCAGAGGCGGTGCTTCGGGCCCTGGAGGCCTTCTTAGAGGGGGAAAGGGCATGA
- a CDS encoding class II aldolase/adducin family protein — translation MWEYLIHGEASPTVQAFLEGLGKALEAQGFRHNPKAQAPNLVLNAISLENPRPYRRRAQATFVASVLELSEFPQEPLQALYPYLVRALSNVLLAYVPGQGVKFLTLELGHYDEPIGEGFYERVAARLRPIACSRLVINNVFHKDLEPELWQGDELTESMYWAGKKLKEWDLLPAPFPIEEILPPEDLRHVKRLYGIGGLSYGNLSVRKDKGRFWMSASGVDKANLKEIGRDILMVKDYDPEQNAILLSVPPHVEPRRVSVDAIEHWMIYREHPGVGAILHVHAWMEGVPATPFNYPCGTYELAQAVAEKVRQAPDPTRAVVGLKNHGLTITGRSLEEIMERIEGKLIRTVPMS, via the coding sequence ATGTGGGAGTACCTGATCCACGGCGAGGCCTCCCCCACCGTCCAAGCCTTTTTGGAAGGGCTGGGCAAAGCCCTGGAAGCCCAGGGGTTCCGCCACAACCCCAAGGCCCAGGCCCCCAACCTGGTGCTGAACGCCATTTCCCTGGAAAACCCGCGCCCTTACCGCCGGCGGGCCCAGGCCACCTTCGTGGCCTCGGTGCTGGAGCTTTCGGAGTTCCCCCAAGAACCCCTGCAAGCCCTCTACCCCTACCTGGTCCGCGCCCTTTCCAACGTGCTCCTGGCCTACGTTCCCGGCCAAGGGGTGAAGTTCCTCACCCTGGAGCTGGGGCACTACGACGAACCCATAGGGGAGGGGTTTTACGAAAGGGTGGCCGCCCGCCTAAGGCCCATCGCCTGTAGCCGCCTGGTCATCAACAACGTCTTCCACAAGGACCTCGAGCCTGAGCTTTGGCAAGGGGACGAGCTCACGGAAAGCATGTACTGGGCGGGAAAAAAGCTCAAGGAGTGGGACCTCCTTCCCGCCCCCTTCCCCATTGAGGAGATCCTTCCCCCCGAGGACCTCCGCCACGTGAAGCGGCTTTATGGCATCGGCGGGCTTTCGTATGGCAACCTCTCCGTGCGCAAGGACAAGGGGCGCTTCTGGATGTCGGCCAGCGGGGTGGACAAGGCCAACCTAAAGGAGATCGGCCGGGACATCCTCATGGTGAAGGACTACGATCCCGAGCAGAACGCCATCCTCCTCTCCGTCCCCCCCCATGTGGAGCCCCGGCGGGTGAGCGTGGACGCCATTGAGCACTGGATGATCTACCGGGAACACCCCGGGGTGGGGGCCATCCTGCACGTGCACGCCTGGATGGAAGGGGTGCCCGCCACCCCCTTCAACTACCCCTGCGGCACCTACGAGCTGGCCCAGGCGGTGGCGGAGAAGGTGCGCCAGGCCCCCGACCCCACCCGGGCGGTGGTGGGCCTCAAGAACCACGGCCTCACCATCACCGGGCGCAGCCTGGAGGAGATCATGGAGCGGATTGAGGGCAAGCTCATCCGCACCGTGCCCATGTCATGA
- a CDS encoding S1C family serine protease, translating into MRQAWGFALLVPFGLALYALLATEPRLRWAEPVQAPPAGLQEVYARAHPAVLRIDGPEGSRGTGFFYAPGLVLTAYHVVGEGGPYTLVLANQSRATATLLGFAEPLDLAVLATAAQAPALLPLETQRRPQVGEALLHIGNGRDQFIAPRYGRVTRVSADPSPFLPQGLVETTLPLSPGDSGGPVLNLEGKVVGVAVAIGQTEEGFRSFFTPLADRGPVLARLEQGQRSYWPYLGLRGPRGLTPELARELGLPPGGVVVGEVVPGGAAHRAGLKGLESGGVPDVILEVNGVPVNSFEDLLREVRRHQVGERVRLTVRRGGEVFRLEVELAPFPGR; encoded by the coding sequence ATGAGGCAAGCCTGGGGTTTTGCCCTTCTGGTACCCTTTGGCCTAGCCCTCTACGCCCTCCTGGCCACGGAGCCGCGCCTGCGCTGGGCCGAGCCCGTGCAAGCCCCGCCCGCGGGGCTTCAGGAGGTCTATGCCCGGGCCCACCCGGCGGTCCTCCGCATCGATGGCCCTGAGGGAAGCCGGGGCACGGGGTTCTTCTATGCCCCCGGCCTGGTGCTCACCGCCTACCACGTGGTGGGGGAGGGGGGGCCCTACACCCTGGTGCTCGCCAACCAGAGCCGGGCCACGGCCACCCTCCTGGGCTTCGCCGAGCCCCTGGACCTGGCGGTCCTGGCCACGGCGGCCCAGGCCCCAGCCCTCCTGCCCTTGGAAACCCAAAGGCGCCCACAGGTGGGGGAAGCCCTCCTGCACATCGGCAACGGCCGGGACCAGTTCATCGCCCCCCGCTATGGGCGCGTCACCCGGGTTTCCGCAGACCCCTCTCCCTTCCTGCCCCAAGGCCTGGTGGAGACCACCCTCCCCCTATCCCCTGGGGACTCGGGGGGGCCCGTGTTGAACCTGGAGGGGAAGGTGGTGGGGGTGGCGGTGGCCATCGGCCAGACGGAGGAGGGCTTCCGGAGCTTCTTCACCCCCCTTGCGGACCGGGGCCCGGTCCTGGCCAGGCTCGAGCAGGGGCAAAGGAGCTACTGGCCCTACCTGGGCCTTAGGGGCCCCCGGGGGCTTACCCCGGAGCTGGCCCGGGAGCTGGGCCTACCCCCAGGGGGCGTGGTGGTGGGGGAGGTGGTGCCGGGCGGGGCCGCCCACCGGGCAGGGTTAAAGGGTCTGGAATCGGGAGGGGTACCGGACGTGATCCTCGAGGTCAACGGGGTCCCGGTGAACAGCTTCGAGGACCTCCTTCGGGAGGTCCGCCGCCACCAGGTGGGGGAAAGGGTCCGCCTCACCGTACGCCGGGGCGGGGAGGTCTTCCGCCTGGAGGTGGAGCTCGCCCCCTTCCCCGGGCGGTAG
- a CDS encoding cbb3-type cytochrome c oxidase subunit I, which produces MTQALPQGRLYESQKLALWYFWVALALFGAQVLFGLLAAWQYLDPNFLYGKLNFMTNRMLHINAMIVWLLLGFMGGVYWFLPLELGREVVGIRLARFAFFTLIAAVGIVVLVYLLVQYGPGNAFTLWLITEGREYIEAPRWADLGIVAVMAIFLYNVVATALKAQRITGVVAVLMFDLVALAGLYTAGMHYTPNISMDQYFWWWVVHLWVEATWEVLVGSIMAMALMHLLGTPRRIVETWLYLEVALVFGTGILGLGHHYFWIGTPEYWLGLGGFFSALEPIPLVAMVVHAVYDAGMHRMHTVNQPALFWAIAQAFGNFIGAGVWGFMQTLPQINLYSHGTQLAPAHGHLAFFGAYVTAILTVIYMALHQVRRPELARFDSKLWKWAFVLMVVGIFGMSAAMTVSGFTQTMVERAIGGSTWQAYIDAQQHPWFQNGMVWRFVFGVFFLVSYLLLLWDLVTIGKGEARAVKGVGAHDQ; this is translated from the coding sequence ATGACCCAGGCTTTACCGCAAGGAAGGCTCTACGAGTCCCAGAAACTGGCCCTCTGGTACTTCTGGGTGGCCTTGGCCCTTTTTGGGGCCCAGGTCCTTTTCGGTTTGCTGGCGGCCTGGCAGTACCTGGATCCCAATTTCCTCTACGGCAAGCTTAACTTCATGACCAACCGGATGCTCCACATCAACGCCATGATCGTCTGGCTCCTTTTGGGCTTCATGGGGGGGGTGTACTGGTTCCTTCCCCTGGAGCTGGGGCGGGAGGTGGTGGGCATCCGGCTCGCCCGGTTTGCCTTCTTCACCCTCATCGCCGCGGTGGGCATCGTGGTCTTGGTTTATCTCCTCGTGCAGTATGGGCCGGGCAACGCCTTTACCCTCTGGCTCATCACCGAGGGCCGGGAGTACATAGAAGCCCCCCGCTGGGCGGATTTGGGCATCGTGGCGGTGATGGCCATCTTCCTTTACAACGTGGTGGCCACGGCCCTGAAGGCCCAGCGCATCACCGGGGTGGTGGCGGTGTTGATGTTTGACCTGGTGGCCTTGGCGGGGCTCTACACGGCGGGGATGCACTACACCCCCAACATTTCCATGGACCAGTACTTCTGGTGGTGGGTGGTGCACCTTTGGGTGGAGGCCACCTGGGAGGTGCTGGTGGGTTCCATCATGGCCATGGCCCTGATGCACCTTTTGGGGACCCCCAGGCGCATCGTGGAGACCTGGCTTTACCTGGAGGTGGCCTTGGTCTTCGGCACCGGGATCCTGGGCCTTGGGCACCACTACTTCTGGATCGGCACCCCGGAGTACTGGCTGGGCCTGGGGGGGTTCTTTAGCGCCCTCGAGCCCATACCCTTGGTGGCCATGGTGGTCCATGCGGTTTATGACGCCGGCATGCACCGCATGCACACCGTGAACCAGCCCGCCCTCTTCTGGGCCATCGCCCAGGCTTTCGGCAACTTCATCGGCGCCGGGGTCTGGGGGTTCATGCAGACCCTGCCCCAGATCAACCTCTACTCCCACGGCACCCAGCTGGCCCCGGCCCACGGCCACCTGGCCTTCTTTGGGGCCTACGTAACCGCCATCCTCACGGTGATCTACATGGCGTTGCATCAGGTGCGCCGTCCCGAGCTCGCCCGTTTTGACTCCAAACTCTGGAAGTGGGCGTTTGTGCTGATGGTGGTGGGCATCTTTGGCATGTCTGCGGCCATGACCGTGTCTGGCTTTACCCAGACCATGGTGGAGCGGGCCATCGGGGGTAGCACCTGGCAGGCTTACATCGACGCCCAGCAGCATCCTTGGTTCCAAAACGGCATGGTCTGGCGTTTTGTCTTCGGGGTTTTCTTCCTGGTGAGCTACTTGCTCCTGCTTTGGGACCTGGTCACCATCGGCAAGGGTGAGGCCCGGGCGGTAAAGGGGGTGGGGGCCCATGACCAGTGA
- a CDS encoding HAMP domain-containing protein, with protein MRAAGVPLKTVALPTEHGGWGFTLEPLLLGLLLSPGPHTLGLFLLGLFGFLARHPLKLAYQDLRKRRRYPRTGLALKVGGGYAALASLGLLLTALTAQGPFLLPLLLALPLGAYMLWADAANRSRDLFPEIAAALTMASLAPAGVLAGGLGAEIAWGSFLALALRDIAALYYARTQVLRARGGHPKAYPAHLALWTATLLALLLQGQGLLPAPTTLALLLLALYGSLALLRPPVEARVIGWTQMGFGLLVVLATALGYTLQGLPTALLGVPALHRFLGWALVGLAFVAGLYLFLRKEVTRPIRLLLGLYDLNALLGLLHLVFVWQPLPHPLLALIGVVLLHLLLRRPHPWPAAGFFLLGLLLLWH; from the coding sequence ATGCGTGCGGCAGGTGTTCCCCTGAAAACCGTGGCCCTCCCCACGGAGCACGGGGGCTGGGGGTTCACCCTGGAACCCCTCCTCCTGGGCCTTTTGCTCTCGCCAGGACCCCACACCCTGGGCCTTTTTCTCCTGGGCCTCTTCGGGTTCCTGGCCCGGCACCCCTTGAAGCTGGCCTACCAGGACCTGCGGAAGCGCAGGCGCTATCCCCGAACCGGCCTGGCCCTGAAGGTGGGGGGAGGCTACGCGGCCTTGGCCTCCCTAGGCCTTCTCCTTACGGCCCTAACCGCGCAAGGCCCCTTTCTTCTTCCCCTTCTCCTCGCCCTACCCCTAGGGGCCTATATGCTTTGGGCGGATGCCGCCAACCGCTCCCGGGACCTCTTCCCCGAGATCGCCGCCGCCTTGACCATGGCCTCCTTAGCCCCAGCGGGGGTGCTGGCAGGTGGCTTGGGAGCAGAGATCGCCTGGGGAAGCTTTTTGGCCTTGGCCCTGAGGGATATCGCCGCCCTCTACTACGCCCGCACCCAGGTCCTCCGGGCCCGGGGAGGCCACCCCAAGGCTTACCCCGCCCACCTGGCCCTCTGGACCGCTACCCTTCTCGCCCTTCTCCTTCAAGGCCAAGGGCTCCTTCCCGCTCCCACGACCCTCGCCCTTCTCCTGCTGGCCCTTTATGGGAGCCTGGCCCTTCTCAGGCCCCCGGTGGAGGCCCGGGTCATCGGCTGGACGCAGATGGGCTTTGGCCTCCTGGTGGTCCTGGCCACCGCCTTGGGCTACACCCTCCAGGGGCTTCCCACCGCCCTTTTGGGGGTACCCGCCCTCCACCGGTTCCTGGGGTGGGCCCTGGTGGGGCTCGCCTTCGTGGCAGGGCTTTACCTCTTCCTGCGGAAGGAGGTCACCAGGCCCATCCGCCTTCTCCTGGGGCTTTACGACCTGAACGCCCTTTTGGGCCTCCTCCACCTGGTCTTCGTGTGGCAACCCCTCCCCCACCCCCTCCTGGCCCTCATCGGGGTGGTTCTCCTTCACCTCCTCCTCCGGCGGCCCCACCCCTGGCCGGCGGCGGGGTTCTTCCTCCTGGGCCTCCTCCTGCTTTGGCACTGA
- a CDS encoding c-type cytochrome, with translation MEIGWIETTVGALFATVVLTLWLSRGSGWLEPRFWRNAAVVSSLIMTGVLAYLTIDSLNQIREGSARVPAYAVINKEIGLKRDYEKRRDIPVIGEEVGFFGKVWSEEEAYALVNKGKMTLQSRNCMDCHTLLGNGAYFAPDLTRAWLDPKWETMVKGMTGKASKEEAMAAWLQHPDRYPTSVRRMPNLGLTDEEAMALVAFLKWMSAIDTNGFPDRFAGVQ, from the coding sequence ATGGAGATCGGCTGGATAGAAACCACCGTCGGGGCCCTTTTCGCCACCGTGGTCCTCACCCTGTGGCTTTCGCGGGGGTCCGGATGGCTCGAGCCTCGTTTCTGGCGCAACGCGGCTGTGGTGAGCTCCCTGATCATGACGGGCGTCCTGGCCTATCTGACCATTGACTCTCTGAATCAGATCCGGGAAGGCTCGGCCCGGGTTCCTGCCTATGCCGTGATCAACAAGGAGATCGGGCTTAAGCGGGATTACGAGAAGCGCCGGGATATCCCGGTCATAGGGGAGGAGGTGGGGTTTTTCGGCAAGGTTTGGAGCGAGGAGGAGGCTTACGCTCTGGTCAACAAGGGCAAGATGACCTTGCAAAGCCGCAACTGCATGGACTGCCACACCCTTCTCGGCAACGGGGCCTATTTCGCTCCCGACCTCACCCGCGCCTGGCTGGACCCCAAGTGGGAGACCATGGTCAAGGGCATGACCGGGAAGGCCTCCAAGGAGGAGGCCATGGCGGCATGGCTTCAACACCCGGACCGCTATCCCACCTCTGTCCGCCGTATGCCCAACCTGGGCCTTACGGATGAGGAGGCCATGGCCTTGGTGGCCTTCTTGAAGTGGATGTCGGCGATAGATACCAACGGTTTCCCCGACCGCTTCGCCGGTGTGCAGTAG